A DNA window from Maribellus comscasis contains the following coding sequences:
- a CDS encoding acetyl-CoA hydrolase/transferase family protein, with protein sequence MKVIKDISEAVNSTNVKPGSVIYTGGNAATPQTLLQQLVKDKSIKKVELISILLLGDIQELFSKESCQRIKHRVIFSGPYSRKALNEGLATYQVMHLSNVPFQVKNYLKPNVVFIQVSGPDKGGNYSYGTTVEGVQAAVNTAKANGGIVIAERNRQMPFILGTTIDESNIDFLIDTDYPLPVIPYLRPDETAHKIGRLITELFITDGCTLQYGIGKVPEAVTDAVIDKGIKDIGIYTELFTDSMQKLIEKKIVTNKFSDVNFSISSIFLAKDKNGYDWLDYNSSVQNRPCNFTNNILRIAQQHKMIAINSAIGVDLHGNIWADSLKGRQIYSGIGGQADFLRGSILSKNGYGIIAMESTTNNGISKIIDMCPEGITTTAIAADPVVIVTENGAFNPLGLNLAEHAIGIAHLAEQNTKEMLLRKIYDSPEFYKPREALSDKSPKGFIPYESIEK encoded by the coding sequence ATGAAAGTAATTAAGGATATTTCGGAAGCGGTTAATTCAACAAATGTAAAACCTGGCTCCGTTATTTATACCGGGGGCAATGCAGCAACGCCACAGACCCTTTTACAACAATTGGTGAAAGATAAATCGATAAAAAAAGTCGAATTAATAAGCATTTTACTTTTGGGTGATATTCAGGAATTATTTAGCAAGGAATCGTGCCAACGCATAAAACACAGGGTTATTTTTTCAGGCCCTTATTCAAGGAAAGCTTTAAACGAGGGCCTGGCAACCTACCAGGTGATGCACCTCTCAAATGTTCCCTTCCAGGTAAAAAATTATTTAAAGCCAAATGTGGTTTTCATCCAGGTCAGCGGCCCCGACAAAGGGGGTAATTACAGCTACGGCACCACAGTGGAAGGTGTTCAGGCGGCGGTTAATACAGCCAAAGCAAATGGTGGAATTGTAATCGCTGAGAGAAACAGACAAATGCCATTTATTTTGGGAACGACCATCGACGAATCGAATATTGATTTTTTAATTGATACTGATTACCCTCTTCCCGTAATTCCTTATCTGCGACCCGATGAAACAGCACATAAAATCGGCCGGCTAATAACCGAACTTTTTATTACTGATGGATGTACTTTACAATATGGCATAGGCAAAGTTCCCGAAGCTGTGACTGACGCTGTTATTGACAAAGGAATTAAAGATATTGGAATATACACCGAGCTATTTACAGACTCCATGCAAAAGCTCATCGAGAAGAAAATAGTTACAAACAAATTTTCAGACGTTAACTTTTCTATTTCATCAATTTTCCTCGCAAAAGACAAAAACGGCTACGACTGGCTCGATTACAACAGTTCTGTACAGAACCGGCCCTGCAACTTTACCAATAATATTTTACGTATTGCACAACAACACAAAATGATTGCTATTAACAGCGCAATCGGGGTAGACCTTCATGGAAATATTTGGGCCGATTCTTTAAAAGGAAGACAAATCTACAGCGGAATTGGCGGACAGGCAGACTTTTTGCGTGGTTCTATTTTATCAAAAAATGGTTATGGAATCATCGCAATGGAATCAACAACCAACAATGGTATTTCCAAAATCATCGATATGTGCCCGGAGGGAATTACGACCACTGCAATTGCAGCCGATCCTGTTGTAATTGTTACCGAGAATGGCGCGTTTAATCCGTTAGGGTTAAATCTGGCTGAACATGCAATAGGCATTGCTCATTTAGCCGAACAGAATACAAAAGAAATGTTACTTCGAAAAATATACGACAGTCCTGAGTTTTACAAACCAAGAGAAGCATTGAGCGATAAAAGTCCAAAAGGATTTATTCCTTATGAGTCAATTGAAAAATAA
- a CDS encoding acyl-CoA thioesterase, which produces MENYKLVLPGDLNQNGYLYGGNLLKWIDEYAWIAATLEYPGSSFVTVALDKVTFKKGVNEGSILKFNIEKSYEGNTSVQYLVKVFCQNNCNTDLELIFSTHITFVNLDKDGRKQNLRNIS; this is translated from the coding sequence ATGGAAAATTATAAACTGGTTTTGCCCGGCGATCTTAATCAAAACGGATACCTGTATGGTGGTAATTTGTTAAAATGGATTGACGAATATGCCTGGATTGCTGCAACATTAGAGTACCCGGGAAGCAGCTTTGTAACTGTTGCCCTCGATAAAGTAACCTTCAAAAAAGGGGTTAATGAAGGTTCAATATTAAAATTCAATATCGAAAAATCATATGAAGGGAATACATCGGTTCAATACTTGGTGAAAGTATTTTGTCAAAACAATTGCAATACTGATTTAGAATTAATTTTTTCAACACATATCACTTTTGTAAATCTCGACAAAGACGGCCGCAAACAAAACCTCAGAAATATTTCCTAA